The Arenibacter algicola region ACTATAGGGAAGTCCAAGTCAGTGGATGTTACTGTAATAAACTTAATACACCCAAAGTCTGCATCCACGGATGTAATGCTTTCGGAGCCCCTAGAGGCAAATTCGTAACTGATGTTTCCGGTTCCGGCAAAAAGATCCAATACGCTGACCTCATTAAAGTGGTATTGGTTGTTGAGTATATTGAAAAGGGCCTCTTTAGCCATATCGGTCGTAGGACGGACTGGGAGCTTTTTGGGAGCACTTAGTCTTTGGCCTTTGTTTTTACCGGATATAATACGCATTAAAGAGTGTTTAGTAGAGTAAAATCTATTGTTTCCTTATCTGTTCCCCCAAAATGATGAAATGAAGTGTTGGAGGGGACGAAAATGGAAATGTCCCTTACATATTGATGGCACATATTGTATAGTTCATCTCCTTCTTCAATAGATCCAAAAAGTTTGAGCTTAGTGGTTTCAGTATCCAATTTCAATTGTTCCATGGTAAATAAAAGGTAATAAATAAAATCCTCCTTGGTAGCAAAACTGAAGTTATTGTATAGAATCAACTTTTTGTTGGAAATTACGGCGATGTCCATATGTCCCTCTATGAGGTGTACATAACAAATGGGCTCGCTTTGGTTGCCATGGTGGTTTGTCAAGGTCTGGATCATGATCGTCCCATGGTGCATAAATTCAAATTCACCGAAAAGGTCGTATATATAGTTGTTTATATTCATAAAGGGAACATAAACGTTTACCATGTCCAAACTTTTAATTTCATCATATTCCAGATGGTCGTTGGCCAAGATTTTTGCATTGAATTTTAGGTAATTGGCCAGCTCTTCTTCGTTGAAAAGTGGCTTTGGGACTAGGCAGAAAAGGTTGTTCCTGTGTATTACAACGACTTCTGAAAATTTTACGTCCCTTATTCTATTTTTCTCAAAAAGCTGTTTTATTTCCTTTTGAACGGCATAGGGAGTAAGTTCATTTTCAAAAACCAGTCTTTCGGAAGCAAGAATTGTATTGGAAAGTGTATCCAGAACACAAAAAGAAAGTCCATTCAAGCTAACTTGAATGGACAATTTATGATATTCCGATTTAGAATTCTCTAAAATGCTATTGGTCGTTTCGTTTGTCATATATAGATGGCCAATTTCCACTGGTGCTTACCTCGGTCAAAGATCCAACCCTAATTATGTTTCCGTTTACTTCGTCAACATTAATTTGTGCATTTTCCCTAGCCAACAAAGTTTTGGGTTGGTCATGCAATACAATATCCTTACTAACCTTTGCCTCAAAAACCGGAGCTTTATATCCGCTTTTTTCGATGATGCTCGCCTTCATTTCAAATTTTTCTCCACTAGGAGCATAAGGAACATTCATCATGGTCTTATAGCGATCGTCTTTTTTGAATAAGGAATCCTTAACGGAAACAGTACCAAGGGTATCTATTATTTTTACTTCTTTCAACATATCGATACCAAAATTCTTATCGTATTCCAAATAAGAAGAATCTCTCTGTTGGGTAATGGTGTATTTACCGGTATCTACAAAACTTACCAAGGCGTTAAAATCCTTTGCATATCTGCCATTTACAGTTTTATATGCTTCTTGGGAATTTCTGATGTCCTTTAAGTTGGATATTACTTTAGCAAAACGTTCTTGCTTAACTTTCTTAAATTCAATTGGGCCATTCACGGAATTATATATCATATAACCCAACACGATAGCTGCTATCCAAAGGACAATTTGTAAAATGGTCTTCATTTTGTAAGTCTTATTTTATTTAGTGGTTGTCACAAATCTACAATTTTTTTTTAATGGTAAAAGTATTTGACCTTAAAAATACTGATTATCTTTGAGGACCTATGACTTCTATAACCGACGCTACTTTTTTTAAACTACTGAAAGATAAATTTCCGCATGACCCAACTGCCAAGCAGTCAGTGGCTTTGCAAAAACTTGCAAGTTTTGTTTTGTCCAAGGAAAAGGAGAGCGTTTTTATGTTAAAAGGGTTTGCAGGTACTGGGAAAACTACCATTGTTGGTACAATTGTGACCAATCTTTGGAAGACCACCATGAAGGCCGTTTTAATGGCTCCTACCGGGAGGGCAGCAAAGGTAATGTCCAATTATTCTGGAACACAAGCTTTCACGATTCATAGAAAAATTTATTTTCCCAAAAAACAGAGTGGGGGTGGGGTACAATTCGTCTTATCACCCAATAAGCATAGAAATACCATTTTTATAGTGGATGAAGCTTCCATGATTCCGGATACGCCAACGGATTCGAAGTTGATGGAAAATGGGTCTCTCTTGGACGATTTGCTAATGTATGTGTATTCAGGACATAATTGTAAGCTAATCCTCATTGGTGATACCGCACAGCTTCCTCCGGTACATTTAAATATTAGTCCGGCTCTGGATGAAAATCAATTGGCCTTGAATTATAACAAGGAAGTTATAAAACTGGAGTTGGACGAAGTGGTGAGGCAGGCCGAGGATTCAGGAATTTTAGTAAATGCCACCAACTTAAGGGAGCAGTTGCAAAGTGAATTCTTTGATGATTTTAAGTTTTCGGTGAGTCACTATACAGATATAGTGCGCTTGGTGGATGGCAATGATATCCAGGAGGCTATAGACGATTCCTATTCGCAAAATGGCAAAGAGGAAACCGCTATTATAGTTCGCTCCAATAAACGGGCCAATCTATATAATGAGAATATTAGGAATAGAATCCTATATCTAGAAAACGAGTTGGCCACTGGGGACTATATGATGGTAGTCAAAAACAACTATTTTTGGTTAAAGCCTACTTCCGAAGCTGGTTTTATTGCCAACGGCGATATCATTGAGGTCTTGGAGATATTTGCCATTAAGGAGTTATACGGATTTAAATTTGCGGAGGTAAAGGTGAAATTGGTAGATTATCCCAATCAAAAACCGTTTGAAACTGTGCTTTTATTGGATACCATTATGGCAGAGACTCCTTCTTTGTCCTATGATGACGGCAACCGTCTTTATCAGGAAGTTATGAAGGATTATGCCGATGAGAAATCCAAATACAAAAAGTTTTTGGCAGTAAAGAACAATAAGTTCTTCAATGCGCTCCAAGTTAAATTCTCCTACGCCATAACCTGTCATAAGTCCCAAGGGGGGCAATGGAATACCGTCTTTGTGGAACAGCCGTATTTGCCTAACGGAATAGACAAGGAATATCTTCGCTGGTTATATACCGCCGTGACCAGGGCTAAGCATAAATTGTACCTTATAGGCTTTAAGGACGATTTTTTTGTTGATTAGGAATAGCCTAATTTCGCATTAAAGTTTGGAAATATGACTTTTGAGACCGTTTTAAGCATATTTTTAGGTATTGGGCTGGCGGCATCTGTAGGCTTTAGGATTTTTTTGCCTCTGTTTGCCTTAAGTTTGGCCGCTTATTTTGGTGTATGGCAACTAAATGAAAATTGGGAATGGGTAGGGAGTATGGCCGCCTTAATAACTTTTGGCGTTGCCACTATCGTGGAAATTTTCGCATATTTTATTCCTTGGTTGGACAATTTGTTGGATAGTTTTGCAATTCCTATGGCTGCTTTGGCGGGTACCGCTGTAATGGTGTCAACAGCTTCCAATTTGGATCCAGTGATTACCTGGACCTTGGCTATAATAGCGGGAGGGGGTACGGCCACTGCGATAAAAGGAGCTTCGGCTACCGGCAGATTGGCTTCTACGGCCACCACCGGGGGAACGGCCAATCCTGTTATTGGTCTGGTGGAAACGGGCACTGCGGCAGTAGTAACTACAGCATCAATTTTCGCCCCTATTCTTGCTGCGTTTTTGGTCCTTATTATATTGATCGTTATATATAGGTTGTATAGAAAGTTTAGACCGAGAACATAATCCAAATTAATTTTAAATAATTTCCGTGTGAAATAAGCATGCCCCAAAACTGTTCTTAGAATCAATGAAGAAATGCCTATTAAGTATGACCGTTAAAACAATTAATATCTACATATGAAAATCATTGCAATGATACCGGCTCGTTATGCAGCCTCAAGATTTCCG contains the following coding sequences:
- a CDS encoding RsmD family RNA methyltransferase, which encodes MRIISGKNKGQRLSAPKKLPVRPTTDMAKEALFNILNNQYHFNEVSVLDLFAGTGNISYEFASRGSESITSVDADFGCIKFITVTSTDLDFPIVAIKKDVFQYLESNPVKAHIIFADPPYDLSPEEFAAIPKLVFEKQLLLENGVLIIEHSKHTDLSHLEHFTNQRRYGGSIFSFFEWSEE
- a CDS encoding DUF3822 family protein gives rise to the protein MTNETTNSILENSKSEYHKLSIQVSLNGLSFCVLDTLSNTILASERLVFENELTPYAVQKEIKQLFEKNRIRDVKFSEVVVIHRNNLFCLVPKPLFNEEELANYLKFNAKILANDHLEYDEIKSLDMVNVYVPFMNINNYIYDLFGEFEFMHHGTIMIQTLTNHHGNQSEPICYVHLIEGHMDIAVISNKKLILYNNFSFATKEDFIYYLLFTMEQLKLDTETTKLKLFGSIEEGDELYNMCHQYVRDISIFVPSNTSFHHFGGTDKETIDFTLLNTL
- a CDS encoding ATP-dependent DNA helicase, with amino-acid sequence MTSITDATFFKLLKDKFPHDPTAKQSVALQKLASFVLSKEKESVFMLKGFAGTGKTTIVGTIVTNLWKTTMKAVLMAPTGRAAKVMSNYSGTQAFTIHRKIYFPKKQSGGGVQFVLSPNKHRNTIFIVDEASMIPDTPTDSKLMENGSLLDDLLMYVYSGHNCKLILIGDTAQLPPVHLNISPALDENQLALNYNKEVIKLELDEVVRQAEDSGILVNATNLREQLQSEFFDDFKFSVSHYTDIVRLVDGNDIQEAIDDSYSQNGKEETAIIVRSNKRANLYNENIRNRILYLENELATGDYMMVVKNNYFWLKPTSEAGFIANGDIIEVLEIFAIKELYGFKFAEVKVKLVDYPNQKPFETVLLLDTIMAETPSLSYDDGNRLYQEVMKDYADEKSKYKKFLAVKNNKFFNALQVKFSYAITCHKSQGGQWNTVFVEQPYLPNGIDKEYLRWLYTAVTRAKHKLYLIGFKDDFFVD
- a CDS encoding DUF4126 domain-containing protein, yielding MTFETVLSIFLGIGLAASVGFRIFLPLFALSLAAYFGVWQLNENWEWVGSMAALITFGVATIVEIFAYFIPWLDNLLDSFAIPMAALAGTAVMVSTASNLDPVITWTLAIIAGGGTATAIKGASATGRLASTATTGGTANPVIGLVETGTAAVVTTASIFAPILAAFLVLIILIVIYRLYRKFRPRT